From Danio rerio strain Tuebingen ecotype United States chromosome 7, GRCz12tu, whole genome shotgun sequence, the proteins below share one genomic window:
- the si:dkey-81n2.2 gene encoding uncharacterized protein LOC100001804 precursor, producing MAQTLYFPLLLIAVCSISECVQRQYHFINENKTWTDAQRYCREKYTDLATVDNMNDMIQLNKSVKVNDKGVWIGLQGTRAYNWHWSSGDPVLFLNWASGQPYSGNNCTVIKNGKWFVGACNATWTFICYNMSRGLVFVNQRMKWRDAQSYCRQNHTDLVSVRNQNESQQLEKFINDSQTFGSEIWIGLFRDIWQWSDQSNSSFRYWKTDKLIVIQQNLSWSEALRYCRQHHVDLVSVQSVEMQYKVMNVVKLASTEAVWLGLRHSCALGIWFWVSGQTVCYQNWAPGNGTSEEDCEPTVRSGAVQSGGDQSWISRPETHKLNFICRNY from the exons ATGGCTCAGACTCTATATTTCCCTCTTCTCCTCattg CTGTCTGCTCCATATCTGAATGTGTTCAGCGTCAGTATCACTTTATAAATGAGAATAAGACCTGGACTGATGCTCAGAGATACTGCAGAGAGAAATACACAGATCTGGCCACTGTTGACAACATGAACGACATGATCCAGCTGAACAAGAGTGTGAAAGTGAATGATAAAGGTGTCTGGATTGGTCTGCAGGGTACAAGGGCTTATAATTGGCATTGGTCTTCCGGTGATCCTGTGCTCTTTCTGAACTGGGCATCTGGACAACCATACAGTGGTAATAATTGTACTGTTATAAAAAATGGAAAGTGGTTTGTTGGGGCATGTAATGCCACTTGGACTTTCATCTGCTACAACA tGAGCAGAGGACTGGTGTTTGTCAATCAGAGGATGAAGTGGAGAGACGCTCAGAGTTACTGCAGACAGAATCACACTGATCTGGTCAGTGTGAGGAACCAGAATGAGAGTCAACAACTGGAGAAGTTCATTAATGACAGTCAGACATTTGGATCTGAAATCTGGATCGGTCTGTTCAGAGACATTTGGCAGTGGTCAGATCAGAGCAACTCCTCATTCAGATACTGGAAAACTG ATAAACTGATTGTGATCCAGCAGAATCTGTCGTGGTCTGAAGCTCTGAGATACTGCAGACAGCATCATGTGGATCTGGTCTCGGTTCAGTCAGTGGAGATGCAGTATAAGGTGATGAACGTGGTTAAACTGGCATCTACTGAGGCGGTGTGGTTGGGTTTACGTCACTCCTGTGCTTTGGGCATCTGGTTCTGGGTGAGTGGACAGACCGTGTGCTATCAGAACTGGGCTCCAGGGAACGGCACATCAGAGGAGGACTGTGAGCCCACAGTGAGATCTGGAGCAGTTCAGTCTGGAGGAGATCAGTCCTGGATCAGCCGTCCTGAAACTCACAAACTCAACTTCATCTGCAGAAACTACTGA
- the si:dkey-81n2.2 gene encoding uncharacterized protein isoform X1 yields MAQTLYFPLLLIAVCSISECVQRQYHFINENKTWTDAQRYCREKYTDLATVDNMNDMIQLNKSVKVNDKGVWIGLQGTRAYNWHWSSGDPVLFLNWASGQPYSGNNCTVIKNGKWFVGACNATWTFICYNMSRGLVFVNQRMKWRDAQSYCRQNHTDLVSVRNQNESQQLEKFINDSQTFGSEIWIGLFRDIWQWSDQSNSSFRYWKTGAPQAPDDQRCAAVEQYSCGQWGDYLCSGKWQLPFVCHEDKLIVIQQNLSWSEALRYCRQHHVDLVSVQSVEMQYKVMNVVKLASTEAVWLGLRHSCALGIWFWVSGQTVCYQNWAPGNGTSEEDCEPTVRSGAVQSGGDQSWISRPETHKLNFICRNY; encoded by the exons ATGGCTCAGACTCTATATTTCCCTCTTCTCCTCattg CTGTCTGCTCCATATCTGAATGTGTTCAGCGTCAGTATCACTTTATAAATGAGAATAAGACCTGGACTGATGCTCAGAGATACTGCAGAGAGAAATACACAGATCTGGCCACTGTTGACAACATGAACGACATGATCCAGCTGAACAAGAGTGTGAAAGTGAATGATAAAGGTGTCTGGATTGGTCTGCAGGGTACAAGGGCTTATAATTGGCATTGGTCTTCCGGTGATCCTGTGCTCTTTCTGAACTGGGCATCTGGACAACCATACAGTGGTAATAATTGTACTGTTATAAAAAATGGAAAGTGGTTTGTTGGGGCATGTAATGCCACTTGGACTTTCATCTGCTACAACA tGAGCAGAGGACTGGTGTTTGTCAATCAGAGGATGAAGTGGAGAGACGCTCAGAGTTACTGCAGACAGAATCACACTGATCTGGTCAGTGTGAGGAACCAGAATGAGAGTCAACAACTGGAGAAGTTCATTAATGACAGTCAGACATTTGGATCTGAAATCTGGATCGGTCTGTTCAGAGACATTTGGCAGTGGTCAGATCAGAGCAACTCCTCATTCAGATACTGGAAAACTGGTGCACCTCAAGCTCCAGATGATCAACGCTGTGCAGCAGTTGAACAGTACTCTTGTGGACAATGGGGTGACTACTTGTGTAGTGGTAAATGGCAGCTTCCTTTTGTGTGTCATGAAG ATAAACTGATTGTGATCCAGCAGAATCTGTCGTGGTCTGAAGCTCTGAGATACTGCAGACAGCATCATGTGGATCTGGTCTCGGTTCAGTCAGTGGAGATGCAGTATAAGGTGATGAACGTGGTTAAACTGGCATCTACTGAGGCGGTGTGGTTGGGTTTACGTCACTCCTGTGCTTTGGGCATCTGGTTCTGGGTGAGTGGACAGACCGTGTGCTATCAGAACTGGGCTCCAGGGAACGGCACATCAGAGGAGGACTGTGAGCCCACAGTGAGATCTGGAGCAGTTCAGTCTGGAGGAGATCAGTCCTGGATCAGCCGTCCTGAAACTCACAAACTCAACTTCATCTGCAGAAACTACTGA